In Prionailurus viverrinus isolate Anna chromosome C2, UM_Priviv_1.0, whole genome shotgun sequence, one DNA window encodes the following:
- the LOC125174649 gene encoding keratin-associated protein 19-7-like, which translates to MRYYGNYYGGLGFGCGGFGGLGCGSGWGCGSFRRLGCGWGWGGLRHGSCHPLCYGGYGFSSFY; encoded by the coding sequence ATGAGATACTACGGCAACTACTATGGAGGCCTGGGCTTCGGCTGTGGAGGCTTCGGTGGCCTGGGCTGCGGCTCTGGCTGGGGATGTGGCAGCTTCCGCAGACTGGGCtgcggctggggctggggaggcctCAGACATGGCTCCTGCCACCCACTGTGCTACGGCGGATATGGGTTCTCTAGCTTCTACTGA